Proteins from a genomic interval of Musa acuminata AAA Group cultivar baxijiao chromosome BXJ1-9, Cavendish_Baxijiao_AAA, whole genome shotgun sequence:
- the LOC135594312 gene encoding tetratricopeptide repeat protein SKI3-like isoform X3 codes for MHPEMSRPQGDEDLLRQLQETLDSDPDNPSHHYNIGLFLWKKGEAVDDQADQSKQLRERAAEHFLASAKLNPSDGVAFRFLGHYYSTVSVDAQRSAKCYQRAVALNPHDSEAGEALCDLLDGEGKESLEIAVCREASEKSPRAFWAFQRLGYLQVHQRRWSEAVQSLQHAIRGFPACADLWRLVLPTIAWACLLQLLSRMGEPLSWRTQEYLHWWRVGIFS; via the exons ATGCACCCAGAGATGTCTCGACCG CAGGGCGACGAAGATCTCCTTCGGCAGCTGCAGGAAACCCTAGATTCCGATCCCGATAATCCGTCGCACCATTATAACATC GGCCTCTTCTTGTGGAAAAAGGGCGAAGCAGTAGATGATCAAGCTGACCAATCGAAGCAATTAAGGGAGAGAGCAGCCGAGCATTTTTTGGCCTCTGCGAAGCTGAACCCTAGTGACGGCGTCGCATTCCGCTTTCTGGGGCATTACTACAGCACGGTTTCCGTCGATGCACAGAGGTCTGCAAAGTGCTACCAGAGGGCTGTCGCCCTTAATCCCCATGATTCTGAAGCTGGC GAGGCGCTGTGTGATCTGCTGGATGGAGAAGGAAAGGAAAGCTTGGAGATTGCGGTGTGTAGAGAAGCATCTGAGAAGTCTCCCAGAGCTTTCTGGGCATTCCAGAGATTGGGATACTTGCAG GTCCACCAGAGGAGATGGTCTGAGGCAGTACAGAGCCTTCAGCATGCTATACGAGGATTCCCGGCATGTGCTGACTTGTGG CGCTTGGTCTTGCCTACCATCGCTTGGGCATGTTTACTGCAGCTGTTAAG TCGTATGGGCGAGCCATTGAGTTGGAGAACTCAAGAATATTTGCATTGGTGGAGAGTGGGCATATTCAGCTAA